Sequence from the Deltaproteobacteria bacterium genome:
GTTCGTGCACCCGCCGCGGGTCACCATCGGCGCGGAGAAGATGGAGATCTTCCGGCTGCCGGAAATGGTCGGACGGCCCTTCGACACCACCTTGTCGCTGGCGCGCTTCATCCTCACCGGCGGCTTCGAGCGCTTCCCCAACCTGGTGATGATCTGCTCCCACCTGGGCGGCGCCCTGCCGATGCTGCCCGGCCGCCTGGACTTCGGCTACGAACTGCGCCAGGACGACAGCTTCGGCCCGTGGGAACCCGACGTGCTGCCGCGGGCACCGAGCACCTACATCGAGCAGCTCTACTACGACACGGTAAGCCTGCACGCCCCCGCGGTCATGTGCGCGGTGGAGACCGCCGGCGCCGACCACGTGCTCTTCGGCAGCGACTTCCCGCCGGTGCCCATCCCGCTGGAGCGCTCGGTGGACGCGGTGCGGGATGTGCGTCTGGCGGATTCGGACAAGCAGAAGATCCTCGGCGACAACGCGGCGCGGCTGCTGCGGCTGGGACAGTAGGCGGGGCGCGCCGGCGGCGGCTGCCGTGCCTTCCGCAACCGGGGGAAACAGGGGATCTCTCAGCCGCACGCGAGGAACAGGCTGAGCTCTTCCTCATGCGGTAGGCCTTGTCGAGGACCTCAGGCCCAGGCGAGAAACAGGCACAGGTGGGTCGCCGCGTTGGCGTAGACCGCAGCCGCGACGTCGTCCATCATGACGTACCAAGCTCCCGGGCGACGGTCGAAGAAAGCCACCGGCTGCGGCTTCCACACGTCGAACAAACGGAACAGCAGGAACGCAAGCAGAATGAACTCCCAGCGGCCCCCATGGGCGAGAGTCAGGAGCGCGATCCACTGTCCCGCCACTTCGTCGCACACGACATGCGACGGGTCTTTCGGCCCGCCGCCGCGCAAGACGGCGCCCGTGGCTACGCCGCCCACCACGAACGCGG
This genomic interval carries:
- a CDS encoding phosphatidylglycerophosphatase A; its protein translation is MRSRPTSGWATAVASVGYIGFFPVAPGTVASAVAALAYWLVDPLQQVAVLALAAVAAFVVGGVATGAVLRGGGPKDPSHVVCDEVAGQWIALLTLAHGGRWEFILLAFLLFRLFDVWKPQPVAFFDRRPGAWYVMMDDVAAAVYANAATHLCLFLAWA
- a CDS encoding amidohydrolase family protein, with amino-acid sequence MIIDAHAHLVPQSWYHPKSPQAIFDIPRVIDEQAQAGVDLTIFGNNWIRTPQGKDPYDIVTEFNAFAAETTARHSDHFLGLACAVPFGDDRFLKETERAVREYGLKGIMINSSVAGEYLDSPNAVPFFELVSDLDVPLFVHPPRVTIGAEKMEIFRLPEMVGRPFDTTLSLARFILTGGFERFPNLVMICSHLGGALPMLPGRLDFGYELRQDDSFGPWEPDVLPRAPSTYIEQLYYDTVSLHAPAVMCAVETAGADHVLFGSDFPPVPIPLERSVDAVRDVRLADSDKQKILGDNAARLLRLGQ